A single region of the Echinimonas agarilytica genome encodes:
- a CDS encoding CinA family nicotinamide mononucleotide deamidase-related protein, with translation MKIALISTGEEILTGDIVDTNSAWLAELLSDAGFKLSWHVTVGDAMEELVDAFELASQRSDVCIVNGGLGPTTDDLSAEAAAQWKHEGLKELSVWIAKLEDFYASRNRVMPESNRKQAHIPESGEMVDNPVGTACGFKVSHNQCDLYFTPGVPFEFKTMVKDQILPALVAEQHESMPQLKRWLTFGLSESLLADWLDPIELPQGAVLGYRSSMPTIEIKLRVPASCADSDVKALEKAISNRLDPFVFSTGKQRMAQRVQALMLERGVTLSTAESCTGGMVADWLISEAGSSAYFQRGYVTYSNQAKQDDLGVPKEIITEHGAVSIPVVEAMAEGARDKAQTDFALATSGIAGPQGGSDDKPVGTVAFALATPDGVFSQMLVLPNRGRTLVRKVSTAVALDMLRRYLTNQPIFTQYSGSKILYQGQ, from the coding sequence AGTTGGCATGTGACTGTTGGCGATGCAATGGAAGAATTAGTTGACGCATTTGAACTGGCTTCTCAGCGTTCAGATGTGTGCATTGTTAACGGCGGTTTAGGTCCTACCACTGACGATCTAAGCGCTGAAGCAGCGGCGCAGTGGAAGCACGAAGGTTTAAAGGAATTATCGGTTTGGATTGCTAAACTCGAAGATTTTTACGCAAGTCGTAATCGCGTGATGCCTGAAAGTAACCGTAAGCAAGCGCATATTCCTGAATCTGGAGAAATGGTCGATAACCCAGTAGGCACGGCTTGCGGCTTTAAAGTCTCACATAACCAATGTGATTTATATTTTACTCCGGGTGTTCCGTTTGAATTTAAGACGATGGTCAAAGATCAGATTCTACCGGCATTAGTGGCTGAACAGCATGAATCGATGCCGCAGCTCAAACGATGGCTCACCTTTGGTTTAAGTGAATCATTACTTGCCGATTGGCTCGATCCTATTGAACTGCCTCAAGGTGCTGTGCTTGGCTATCGCAGCTCTATGCCCACGATTGAGATCAAACTCAGAGTTCCTGCGAGCTGTGCTGATTCTGACGTCAAAGCGCTTGAAAAGGCTATTTCTAATCGATTGGACCCCTTCGTGTTCTCAACGGGCAAGCAGCGGATGGCGCAGAGAGTTCAGGCGTTAATGTTAGAGCGCGGGGTTACCTTATCAACGGCTGAAAGTTGCACTGGCGGTATGGTTGCTGATTGGCTGATATCAGAAGCGGGTTCATCGGCATACTTCCAACGCGGTTATGTGACCTATAGCAATCAGGCTAAACAGGATGATTTAGGGGTACCGAAGGAAATCATTACAGAGCATGGTGCCGTGTCTATTCCAGTTGTGGAGGCGATGGCCGAGGGCGCTAGAGATAAGGCTCAAACGGACTTTGCTCTGGCGACTTCTGGCATTGCAGGCCCGCAAGGAGGCAGTGATGACAAACCTGTTGGTACTGTAGCCTTTGCCTTGGCAACTCCTGATGGCGTGTTTTCTCAAATGTTAGTGCTGCCAAACCGCGGCAGAACATTGGTGCGCAAAGTTAGCACTGCGGTTGCACTGGATATGTTGCGGCGCTATCTCACCAATCAACCGATATTCACTCAGTATTCAGGTTCAAAAATTCTTTATCAGGGCCAATAG
- a CDS encoding carbohydrate porin produces MKKTLLALSVAATSFSAVAFEFHGYGRSGLSTTGNGEQNCYGNGGDGHFVGRLGDECDTYVELGLAKDVYNKDGKTFRIETMWSSDIGNQGNDYQGHNANNDPWGGGDWALRQFNVQATGVLEFAPEATLWAGKRYYQRKDVHFLDFYYLNNSGYGVGVEHIDMGPGKLSVAWTNNDTISEVSQKNPHDTEGSILKDQIQSNKIDVRYAGIPLWGDTKLELVGIYGFADLTNEQEAQGFSDEDGYFVTAEVTMPFLGGFNKFVGQYAKDSMGNSAWVNHSGQMTWNNYGDDEFGAESSFRLMSWGVVPLASNIELGYSAIYQEADVNGDVGYTQKDEDGNTREIIHDTAKRTSIVARPSYHWNETMATTIEVGYDKVRNFDDESSRDLYKFVVAQEFKAGSSMFSRPAIRVYAGSFWGDQAKEIDDDGEIRVGAQVEAWW; encoded by the coding sequence ATGAAGAAAACGCTTCTTGCACTTTCAGTTGCAGCAACCAGTTTCAGCGCAGTCGCTTTTGAGTTTCACGGCTATGGTCGATCGGGTTTATCGACCACAGGGAACGGTGAACAAAACTGTTACGGCAATGGTGGCGATGGTCACTTTGTTGGACGTTTGGGAGACGAGTGTGACACCTATGTTGAATTAGGTTTGGCAAAAGATGTCTACAATAAAGATGGTAAAACCTTCCGAATCGAGACCATGTGGTCGTCTGATATTGGTAATCAAGGAAATGACTATCAGGGCCACAATGCCAACAACGACCCTTGGGGCGGTGGCGACTGGGCGTTGCGCCAATTTAACGTACAAGCAACGGGTGTTTTAGAGTTTGCTCCTGAAGCAACGCTTTGGGCGGGTAAGCGTTACTACCAGCGTAAAGATGTTCATTTCTTAGATTTCTATTACCTGAATAACTCGGGTTATGGAGTAGGTGTAGAACACATCGATATGGGACCGGGTAAATTATCGGTTGCATGGACCAACAACGATACGATTTCGGAAGTGAGCCAGAAGAACCCGCACGACACAGAGGGTTCAATTCTTAAAGATCAAATCCAAAGTAACAAGATTGATGTTCGCTATGCAGGCATCCCATTGTGGGGTGATACCAAGCTTGAGCTTGTTGGTATTTATGGTTTTGCCGATTTAACGAATGAGCAAGAAGCACAGGGCTTTAGTGACGAAGACGGCTACTTTGTGACTGCTGAAGTGACCATGCCTTTCTTGGGCGGCTTCAACAAGTTTGTTGGGCAATATGCAAAAGACTCCATGGGCAATTCCGCATGGGTTAACCACAGTGGCCAAATGACATGGAATAACTACGGAGATGACGAGTTTGGTGCAGAATCGTCATTTCGTTTAATGTCTTGGGGTGTGGTGCCGTTAGCCAGCAATATCGAGTTAGGGTACTCAGCCATTTACCAAGAGGCGGATGTCAACGGTGATGTAGGCTATACCCAAAAAGATGAAGATGGGAATACCCGCGAAATTATTCACGACACGGCAAAACGCACCAGTATTGTGGCGCGCCCTTCGTACCATTGGAACGAAACAATGGCGACTACGATTGAGGTGGGATATGACAAAGTTCGTAACTTTGATGATGAAAGCTCGCGAGACCTCTATAAATTTGTAGTGGCGCAAGAGTTCAAAGCAGGTAGCTCAATGTTTTCTCGTCCAGCAATTCGCGTGTATGCCGGCTCGTTTTGGGGAGACCAAGCAAAAGAAATTGATGATGATGGCGAAATCCGTGTAGGTGCTCAAGTTGAAGCTTGGTGGTAA
- a CDS encoding cystathionine beta-lyase has product MSKTSTKVVSAGRSKKWTKGVVNPSVMRASTVVFESVDEMKKATRKRAQQTLFYGRRGTDTSFAFQEAMTQVEGGSGCALYPCGTAAITSALLSFLKTGDHLLMVDTAYEPTRDFCNNMLAGLGIETTYYDPLIGADIESLMRPNTRVVFTESPGSNTMEIQDVPAISEVAHRHNAIVMLDNTWGSGVLFDPFAHGVDISIQAATKYIVGHSDVMIGTATATEACWPTLRENSYLLGQCTSPDDIYLAMRGLRTLDVRLKQHEANALKVAQWLETRPEVDHVRHPAFETCPGHEIWKRDFTGCNGLFSFVLNKGHEAATTAMLDGMKHFSMGYSWGGFESLILAVNGIQRLRTATQWSAAGPLIRLHIGLEDADDLIADLESGLERFNAAL; this is encoded by the coding sequence ATGAGTAAAACAAGCACCAAAGTCGTTTCAGCTGGCCGCAGCAAAAAGTGGACAAAAGGCGTCGTAAATCCATCGGTTATGCGTGCCTCAACCGTGGTGTTTGAATCCGTAGACGAGATGAAGAAAGCCACTCGGAAGCGCGCCCAACAAACGCTATTTTATGGTCGCCGAGGCACAGATACATCGTTTGCATTTCAAGAAGCGATGACACAGGTCGAAGGCGGATCGGGTTGCGCATTATACCCTTGTGGCACCGCAGCAATTACCAGTGCTTTGTTGTCGTTTTTAAAAACTGGCGACCACTTACTCATGGTTGATACAGCCTATGAACCAACGCGCGATTTCTGCAACAACATGCTTGCTGGACTCGGCATTGAAACCACCTATTACGATCCACTGATTGGTGCTGATATCGAATCACTTATGCGCCCCAACACACGCGTAGTGTTTACCGAATCGCCCGGCTCTAACACCATGGAGATTCAAGACGTACCGGCCATATCTGAAGTTGCCCATCGGCACAATGCCATTGTCATGCTCGATAACACGTGGGGCTCCGGGGTTCTATTTGACCCATTCGCACACGGTGTAGACATTAGTATTCAAGCCGCAACTAAGTACATTGTGGGTCATTCTGATGTCATGATCGGCACTGCAACGGCAACCGAAGCATGTTGGCCTACGTTGCGTGAGAACAGTTATTTACTGGGGCAATGTACCTCTCCCGACGATATTTATTTAGCCATGCGCGGCTTACGTACGCTTGATGTTCGTTTAAAGCAGCACGAAGCGAATGCTCTGAAAGTGGCTCAATGGCTTGAGACTCGCCCTGAAGTGGATCATGTGCGCCACCCAGCTTTCGAAACGTGCCCTGGCCATGAAATTTGGAAGCGTGACTTTACCGGCTGCAACGGTTTGTTTTCCTTTGTTCTTAATAAAGGGCATGAAGCGGCTACCACCGCAATGCTTGACGGAATGAAGCACTTTTCCATGGGGTACTCTTGGGGAGGGTTTGAAAGCCTTATTTTGGCCGTCAATGGGATTCAGCGTTTAAGAACGGCTACACAATGGAGTGCCGCAGGGCCGCTTATTCGATTGCATATTGGCCTTGAGGATGCGGATGATTTAATTGCAGATTTAGAGTCTGGATTGGAACGTTTTAACGCAGCATTGTAA
- a CDS encoding DUF1415 domain-containing protein, translated as MTNNLKIIIQQWLDDVVIGLNLCPFAARPQRNGQIEIVVSQARSDEALMIDLQQQMARLIETPAAQLETTILAVPHMLSDFEQYNQFLDLADMLIAQSGYEGVLQVASFHPDYQFADTHPDDAENLTNRSPVPIFHLLREQSLSDAIENYTDPDKIPERNIRRMERLSPEQKQSLFHYLLKQ; from the coding sequence TTGACAAACAATTTAAAGATTATCATTCAACAATGGCTTGATGATGTTGTGATCGGTCTGAACTTGTGCCCTTTTGCGGCACGCCCGCAACGCAATGGTCAAATTGAAATAGTGGTGAGCCAAGCACGTTCTGATGAAGCATTGATGATTGACCTGCAGCAACAAATGGCGCGCTTGATCGAAACCCCCGCAGCGCAATTGGAAACCACAATATTGGCTGTGCCTCACATGTTGTCGGATTTTGAGCAATACAATCAGTTTTTAGATTTGGCCGATATGTTAATTGCCCAATCGGGCTATGAGGGCGTCCTTCAGGTGGCAAGCTTTCATCCTGATTATCAATTTGCAGACACGCATCCAGATGATGCAGAAAACCTGACAAATCGAAGCCCCGTGCCTATTTTTCATTTGCTCAGAGAGCAAAGCCTTTCCGACGCAATTGAAAATTACACCGATCCCGACAAAATTCCTGAGCGCAATATTCGTCGCATGGAGCGGTTATCGCCTGAGCAAAAACAATCACTATTCCATTACTTGTTGAAACAATAG
- the argA gene encoding amino-acid N-acetyltransferase: MRTTDLVGGVRHSAPYVNAHRGKIFVVMVGGEAVQHPNFRNILNDIALLNTLGIKLVLVFGARPQINAQLEKDNADCSYYRGVRLTDVDMLERVKQVTGAMQLDITARLSMSLSNTPMQGSEINVVTGNFVIAQPIGVIDGIDHCHSGRVRRIDVECIENLLNTNNIVLHGPIAASVTGESFNLTAEEIATQIAIRLQAEKIIGFSELAGVLDESEQVMAELLPSDAEAIIADSNHQVHQCAAASNFISAAIKACRSGVNRSHLVSYQDDGALLQELFSRDGIGTQFVNESAEQMSQADISHIGGILDLIRPLEQQGVLVRRSREQLETELEHFLVVERDGLVIGCVAVYPFADQNCAEFACLAIHPNYRAAQRGDMLLKAAVQRARKMGFESLFALTTTSIHWFLEQGFVMAELEDLPPSKQQLYNLQRRSKILQMSL; this comes from the coding sequence TTGCGTACCACAGACTTGGTCGGTGGCGTTCGCCACTCCGCACCCTATGTAAATGCTCACCGTGGCAAAATTTTTGTTGTAATGGTGGGGGGAGAAGCCGTACAGCATCCTAACTTCAGAAACATTCTGAATGATATTGCGTTGCTCAACACCTTGGGCATCAAGCTCGTACTGGTGTTTGGCGCTCGCCCTCAAATTAATGCTCAGTTGGAAAAAGACAATGCTGACTGCTCATATTATCGTGGTGTGCGATTGACCGACGTTGATATGCTAGAGCGGGTAAAGCAAGTGACCGGCGCAATGCAGCTTGATATTACTGCCCGGCTATCGATGAGCCTGAGCAATACACCTATGCAAGGTTCTGAAATCAATGTAGTAACGGGAAATTTTGTGATTGCCCAACCGATAGGGGTGATTGATGGTATTGATCATTGCCATAGTGGACGCGTTCGTCGTATTGATGTGGAGTGTATCGAAAATTTGCTCAATACCAACAACATCGTGTTGCATGGTCCGATTGCAGCTTCAGTGACAGGTGAAAGCTTCAACCTTACAGCTGAAGAAATCGCTACCCAGATTGCCATTCGTTTGCAGGCCGAGAAGATCATTGGATTTTCTGAACTCGCCGGTGTACTGGATGAATCCGAGCAGGTGATGGCTGAGTTATTGCCATCGGATGCAGAAGCGATTATTGCGGATTCTAACCATCAAGTTCATCAATGTGCCGCTGCGAGTAACTTTATTAGCGCTGCAATTAAGGCGTGTCGCAGCGGGGTGAATCGAAGCCACTTGGTAAGCTATCAAGATGACGGAGCATTGCTGCAAGAGCTATTTTCTCGTGATGGTATTGGCACCCAATTTGTAAACGAAAGTGCCGAGCAAATGAGTCAAGCCGATATTAGCCACATCGGTGGGATTCTGGATCTTATTCGCCCGCTAGAGCAACAAGGCGTATTGGTGCGCCGCTCGCGCGAACAACTGGAAACAGAGCTTGAGCATTTCCTAGTGGTCGAACGAGATGGTTTAGTGATTGGTTGTGTGGCGGTTTATCCATTTGCCGATCAAAACTGTGCGGAGTTTGCTTGTTTAGCCATTCATCCAAATTATCGAGCAGCACAACGAGGCGATATGCTGCTTAAAGCGGCCGTTCAGCGAGCCCGAAAAATGGGCTTCGAAAGCTTATTTGCCCTCACTACAACAAGTATTCACTGGTTCCTTGAACAAGGTTTTGTGATGGCTGAACTTGAAGACTTACCGCCTAGCAAGCAGCAACTATATAACCTTCAGCGACGGTCTAAAATTTTGCAGATGTCTTTGTAA
- a CDS encoding amidohydrolase, with protein sequence MRLLPISAAMFGAIALSACGPQDSQKGAQSAHQKINTNPYPSTYKVLPRQTTLITNATVLTGTGERLNQTDVLIQDGIIAQVGTDLTAPENVQVIDAKGKWVTPGIIDVHSHLGAYPSPRVESHQDGNEMTNPVTAEVWVEHSVWPQDPGFNKARAGGVTTLQILPGSANLIGGRGVTLKNVPSVTMQGMKFPLAPYGLKMACGENPKRVYGSRTEAPQTRMGNMAGYREAWIEAQQYRDAWQSYDADYEAGLNPKAPERNLQLDTLKGVLDGDILIHNHCYKAEEMAMMIDLSNEFGYHAGTFHHGVEAYKIADMLAQNGSCAALWADWWGFKMEAYDMVLENVAMVDAVEKSCAIVHSDSENDIQRLNQEAGKVLYQAQRSGFDLKEEDAIVWLTLNAAKSLGIEDKTGTLESQKNADLVIWNQNPFSVYAKAEQVFIDGAKVFDRNDSAYQATSDFLLGQQ encoded by the coding sequence ATGAGACTACTACCGATATCAGCGGCCATGTTCGGAGCGATAGCTCTGAGCGCTTGCGGACCGCAAGACAGTCAAAAGGGTGCACAAAGCGCTCATCAAAAAATAAATACAAATCCATATCCCAGTACTTATAAAGTGCTGCCACGACAAACCACCTTGATTACAAATGCCACGGTATTGACCGGCACTGGAGAGCGCTTGAATCAAACAGATGTGTTGATTCAAGACGGCATTATTGCCCAGGTAGGCACTGACTTAACAGCGCCTGAAAATGTGCAAGTAATTGATGCAAAGGGGAAGTGGGTAACTCCCGGAATTATCGACGTGCATAGTCACTTGGGAGCATACCCATCTCCTCGCGTTGAATCGCACCAAGACGGCAATGAAATGACAAACCCTGTGACCGCTGAAGTTTGGGTGGAACACAGTGTTTGGCCACAAGACCCAGGCTTCAACAAAGCTCGGGCTGGTGGTGTTACTACGCTTCAAATCTTACCCGGATCGGCCAACTTGATTGGTGGCCGAGGCGTGACGCTTAAAAACGTGCCTTCGGTGACGATGCAAGGTATGAAATTCCCACTAGCCCCTTATGGATTGAAAATGGCTTGTGGCGAAAATCCCAAGCGAGTATATGGTTCTCGAACCGAAGCACCGCAAACACGTATGGGCAATATGGCCGGTTATCGAGAAGCATGGATTGAAGCGCAACAATATCGAGATGCGTGGCAGAGCTATGACGCAGATTATGAAGCCGGTTTGAACCCGAAAGCGCCCGAACGAAACCTTCAATTGGACACGCTCAAGGGCGTGCTCGACGGCGATATACTCATTCACAATCATTGCTACAAAGCTGAAGAAATGGCCATGATGATCGACTTATCTAACGAGTTTGGTTATCACGCAGGAACATTCCATCACGGCGTAGAAGCCTACAAGATTGCCGATATGCTGGCTCAAAACGGCAGTTGTGCAGCGCTATGGGCTGATTGGTGGGGATTCAAAATGGAAGCCTACGATATGGTGCTGGAAAATGTCGCCATGGTTGATGCCGTTGAAAAATCTTGCGCGATTGTGCATTCGGATTCAGAAAATGACATCCAGCGCCTAAATCAAGAAGCAGGCAAGGTACTTTATCAAGCGCAGCGATCTGGCTTCGACTTGAAAGAAGAAGATGCCATTGTATGGCTCACATTAAATGCGGCCAAATCCTTGGGTATTGAGGATAAAACTGGGACTTTAGAGTCACAGAAAAATGCCGATTTGGTGATTTGGAATCAGAATCCGTTCAGTGTGTATGCCAAGGCCGAACAGGTATTTATTGATGGCGCCAAAGTGTTTGACCGAAATGATTCTGCATACCAAGCCACCAGTGACTTTCTTTTAGGTCAGCAATAG
- a CDS encoding amidohydrolase family protein — MRHIKTGLLAGLVAASMMPAMAATTLIKNATIYTQTAQGVLQQSSVLFENGTIVQVGDYDGSADTVIDAKGAIVTPGLIGTMNQLGLIEVDAVSSSADVGTDKANAAFDPSLAFNPKSSLIPLARKGGITRNVVAPTYSHSVIAGQLKAVNLSGELEGSVHSEPVAVVSYLGASSEDSRAVALAKLRHQLEDLQQYLTKKKTDEDAKSDLSERERVVMERVAMGELPLVIYVDRAADILQVIELKTELGVELVINSGMESWVVAEQLAAANVPVILNALAALPSNFDSLNASLHNAQRLEQAGVDVIIAESGDRNHRLYQLRFQAGHAVANGLTFEQALSAVTSTPAEVFGLTDVGQIAPGKRADLVLWSHDPLDLQGAVEKLWIDGKDASTQSRQDALRDRYMMKSDMPKAYLK, encoded by the coding sequence ATGAGACATATAAAAACAGGTCTATTGGCTGGCCTCGTTGCAGCCAGCATGATGCCAGCAATGGCAGCGACCACACTGATTAAAAATGCCACTATTTATACGCAAACAGCGCAAGGTGTTTTGCAGCAAAGTAGTGTGCTGTTTGAAAATGGAACAATTGTTCAAGTGGGTGATTACGATGGCAGTGCGGATACAGTGATTGATGCTAAGGGCGCAATTGTTACGCCGGGCCTAATCGGCACGATGAATCAACTGGGCCTGATTGAAGTGGATGCAGTGTCGAGCTCTGCCGATGTGGGAACCGACAAAGCCAACGCAGCGTTTGACCCTAGCTTAGCGTTTAATCCTAAGTCGAGTTTGATTCCATTGGCTCGCAAAGGCGGCATTACGCGCAATGTAGTGGCGCCAACTTACAGTCATAGTGTGATTGCAGGTCAGCTCAAAGCGGTGAATTTAAGTGGCGAACTTGAAGGCAGCGTTCACTCTGAGCCCGTTGCTGTGGTGAGCTATTTAGGGGCATCAAGTGAAGACTCCAGAGCTGTCGCACTCGCGAAATTAAGACATCAGCTGGAAGATTTACAGCAATACCTCACCAAGAAAAAGACGGATGAAGATGCAAAATCTGATTTGTCTGAACGTGAACGCGTTGTGATGGAGCGAGTCGCCATGGGAGAATTGCCGCTGGTGATCTACGTTGACCGAGCAGCCGATATTCTACAGGTAATTGAGCTCAAAACAGAATTGGGTGTTGAGCTTGTGATTAATAGCGGCATGGAATCGTGGGTGGTTGCCGAACAACTAGCGGCAGCGAATGTACCTGTGATTTTGAATGCATTGGCAGCTCTGCCTTCAAATTTTGATTCATTGAATGCAAGCTTACACAATGCACAAAGGCTTGAACAAGCAGGTGTTGATGTGATCATTGCGGAGTCCGGAGATCGAAACCACCGGCTGTATCAATTGCGTTTTCAAGCCGGTCATGCGGTTGCCAATGGCTTGACCTTCGAACAGGCACTATCGGCAGTCACAAGCACACCAGCAGAGGTGTTTGGTTTGACAGATGTGGGTCAAATTGCACCAGGAAAGCGCGCTGATTTAGTACTTTGGAGTCATGATCCGCTGGATCTGCAAGGCGCGGTTGAAAAGCTTTGGATCGATGGCAAAGACGCGAGTACTCAAAGCCGACAAGATGCATTGCGGGACCGGTACATGATGAAGTCTGATATGCCCAAGGCGTATCTTAAATAG
- a CDS encoding M2 family metallopeptidase, which yields MTVSTRKTPAVLAVAIMLGLAACGEAPSTESNTPVQSTVTRADAEQFVKDAEAQIAELSVKVARAEWIYQNFITEDTAALSADAGEEFSAITVALAHDAAKFDDLELSDEVRRKLDKLKLAIVLPAPLDTAKNAELAKIVADLGGMYGKGKYTTNSGQVLSLPEMGQIMAKSRDEAELLELWKGWREVSPPMKSLYQRQVELTNEGAQGLGFKDLGQMWRSNYDMEPDAFALELDRLWGQVKPLYDSLHCHVRAKLGEQYGENVVPQNGAIPAHLTGNMWAQTWGNIYDIVGPESADPGYDLTEQLAVHNYDEISMVKAAEGFFTSLGFAQLPDTFWQRSLFTQPADRDVVCHASAWDLDNKEDIRIKMCIQRTGEEFAVIHHELGHNIYQRAYMDQPPMFQGSANDGFHEAIGDTIALSVTPKYLKKMGIIDTIPDESADIGLLMKMALDKVAFIPFGLLVDQWRWQVFSGQIKPEEYNQAWWELREKYQGVKAPVARTEANFDPGAKYHVPGNTPYTRYFLAHILQFQFHRALCEKAGDMGSIHRCSIYGSDEAGKVMAEGLEMGASRPWQETLEVMTGSREMDATAILDYFAPLQEWLDEQNEDRQCGW from the coding sequence ATGACAGTATCAACCCGTAAAACACCCGCAGTCCTTGCTGTTGCGATTATGTTAGGGCTTGCCGCATGCGGGGAAGCTCCAAGTACAGAATCTAATACACCGGTGCAAAGCACTGTGACACGCGCAGATGCCGAACAGTTTGTAAAAGACGCAGAAGCTCAAATTGCAGAACTCAGTGTCAAAGTGGCGCGTGCAGAATGGATCTATCAAAACTTCATTACAGAAGACACCGCCGCGTTGTCGGCAGATGCTGGTGAAGAATTCTCTGCAATTACCGTTGCACTGGCCCATGACGCGGCAAAATTCGATGATTTGGAACTATCGGACGAAGTTCGTCGCAAGCTCGACAAATTGAAGCTCGCAATTGTACTACCAGCGCCACTAGATACAGCCAAAAATGCTGAATTGGCAAAAATTGTAGCCGATTTAGGCGGCATGTACGGCAAAGGTAAATACACCACTAACAGTGGCCAAGTTTTATCGCTCCCAGAAATGGGACAAATCATGGCTAAATCGCGCGATGAAGCTGAATTATTGGAGCTATGGAAAGGCTGGCGTGAAGTTTCTCCGCCGATGAAAAGCCTTTATCAACGCCAAGTTGAATTAACCAATGAAGGCGCACAAGGTTTAGGCTTTAAAGATTTGGGTCAAATGTGGCGTTCAAATTACGACATGGAACCCGATGCATTTGCGTTGGAACTCGACCGCCTTTGGGGCCAAGTCAAACCTTTGTATGACTCGCTACATTGTCATGTTCGGGCAAAGCTTGGTGAACAATACGGTGAAAATGTGGTGCCACAAAATGGCGCGATCCCAGCCCATTTAACAGGCAACATGTGGGCTCAAACATGGGGCAACATTTATGATATCGTGGGACCAGAAAGTGCCGATCCGGGATACGATTTAACCGAACAACTCGCGGTGCACAACTACGACGAAATTTCGATGGTTAAAGCTGCTGAAGGCTTCTTTACTTCATTGGGTTTCGCACAATTACCTGACACTTTCTGGCAACGTAGCTTATTTACCCAGCCAGCTGATCGTGATGTGGTTTGCCATGCATCCGCTTGGGACTTGGACAACAAAGAAGACATACGTATTAAGATGTGTATTCAGCGTACAGGTGAAGAGTTTGCTGTCATTCACCATGAGCTGGGCCACAACATCTACCAACGTGCATATATGGATCAACCCCCCATGTTTCAAGGCAGTGCTAATGATGGTTTCCATGAGGCCATCGGCGATACCATTGCGTTATCGGTTACGCCTAAGTACCTGAAGAAAATGGGCATCATCGACACTATTCCTGATGAATCAGCCGACATCGGCCTGCTGATGAAAATGGCATTAGATAAAGTCGCGTTTATTCCATTTGGCTTACTCGTTGACCAATGGCGTTGGCAAGTATTCTCAGGCCAAATCAAACCTGAAGAATACAACCAAGCATGGTGGGAACTGCGTGAAAAGTATCAAGGTGTGAAAGCTCCAGTTGCACGTACTGAAGCCAATTTCGATCCGGGGGCGAAATACCACGTACCAGGCAATACGCCTTATACACGTTATTTCCTAGCTCATATTTTACAGTTCCAGTTCCACCGTGCTCTTTGTGAAAAAGCGGGCGATATGGGCTCCATTCATCGCTGTTCCATTTACGGCAGTGACGAAGCGGGTAAAGTCATGGCTGAAGGATTGGAAATGGGAGCAAGCCGTCCTTGGCAAGAAACGCTTGAAGTCATGACGGGTTCACGAGAAATGGATGCGACTGCGATTCTGGACTATTTTGCACCGCTGCAAGAATGGTTAGATGAACAGAATGAAGATCGTCAGTGCGGTTGGTAA
- a CDS encoding TetR/AcrR family transcriptional regulator: protein MASKQNTKEKILDAAETLFAERGFSDTSLRLITAEADVNLASVNYHFGSKKALIKAVLSRYLEYFMPSLNAELDRILNANAQPTLNQVFESFVEPLVQLNNFRGNGTNTFMQLLGRGYSDSQGHLRWFMTTQYGDVLSKISKAVQRANPELSPSEFFWRMHFTLGTVVFTMASNEALRDIARVDFKQEVDVEALVRRLIPFLAAGVGAPVAP, encoded by the coding sequence ATGGCGAGTAAACAAAACACAAAAGAAAAAATTCTTGATGCCGCAGAGACTCTTTTTGCGGAAAGAGGGTTTTCTGATACATCACTTCGTTTGATTACAGCTGAGGCCGATGTAAACCTCGCTTCAGTGAATTATCACTTTGGTTCAAAAAAGGCGTTAATCAAAGCAGTACTTTCACGCTATCTCGAATACTTCATGCCATCGTTGAATGCAGAACTCGATCGAATACTGAATGCCAATGCTCAGCCCACATTGAATCAAGTGTTTGAAAGCTTTGTGGAGCCACTGGTTCAACTGAACAACTTTAGAGGCAATGGCACTAATACGTTTATGCAGCTGCTAGGCCGTGGCTACAGCGACAGCCAAGGTCACCTTCGTTGGTTTATGACCACACAATACGGTGATGTGCTGTCAAAAATATCCAAAGCCGTGCAACGAGCGAACCCAGAGCTGTCTCCGAGCGAGTTTTTCTGGCGTATGCATTTCACGTTGGGAACGGTGGTGTTCACCATGGCATCGAATGAAGCGCTGCGTGATATTGCTAGGGTAGATTTTAAACAAGAAGTAGATGTGGAAGCGCTTGTGCGTCGTCTCATTCCGTTTTTAGCTGCGGGCGTGGGAGCGCCTGTTGCGCCATAA